In the Clostridium sporogenes genome, one interval contains:
- the accD gene encoding acetyl-CoA carboxylase, carboxyltransferase subunit beta: MLKNLFRKTKYITVSQKNMENYKKENTPSIPDGMWVKCNKCGEILYQNDLEKNYMVCNLCGKHFRIGAKERIKYLFDNDTFREWDYKVKTENPLDFKDYDKKIEHMKEKTNLSEAVTTGKGKIADIEVVVCIMDSKFMMGSMGSVVGEKITRAIERAIKLKLPVIIFTVSGGARMQEGILSLMQMAKVSAALAKLDEEGLLYICVLTDPTTGGVTASFAMLGDIILAEPDALIGFAGKRVIEQTINEKLPEDFQRSEFLLEHGFIDKIVPRSDLRKVLAKLINMHKNSF; the protein is encoded by the coding sequence ATGTTAAAAAATTTATTTAGAAAAACAAAATATATAACTGTAAGTCAAAAAAATATGGAAAATTATAAGAAAGAAAATACTCCTAGCATTCCAGATGGGATGTGGGTTAAATGTAATAAATGTGGAGAAATATTGTATCAAAATGATTTAGAAAAAAATTATATGGTATGTAATTTATGTGGAAAACATTTTAGAATAGGTGCTAAAGAAAGAATAAAATATCTATTTGATAATGATACATTTAGAGAATGGGATTATAAAGTTAAAACAGAGAATCCATTAGATTTTAAAGATTATGATAAAAAGATAGAACATATGAAGGAAAAAACAAATTTAAGTGAAGCTGTTACTACAGGAAAAGGTAAAATAGCTGATATAGAAGTTGTAGTATGCATAATGGACAGTAAATTCATGATGGGAAGTATGGGATCTGTTGTAGGTGAGAAAATAACTAGAGCTATAGAAAGAGCTATAAAACTAAAATTACCAGTTATAATATTTACTGTATCTGGTGGAGCAAGAATGCAGGAAGGCATATTATCTCTGATGCAGATGGCTAAAGTAAGTGCTGCATTGGCTAAATTAGATGAAGAGGGACTATTATATATATGTGTATTAACAGATCCGACTACAGGAGGAGTTACAGCTAGCTTTGCTATGCTCGGAGATATAATACTTGCAGAACCAGATGCATTAATAGGATTTGCTGGTAAGAGAGTAATAGAACAAACTATAAATGAAAAATTACCAGAAGATTTCCAAAGGTCTGAATTTTTATTAGAACATGGTTTTATTGATAAAATAGTTCCAAGATCTGACTTAAGAAAAGTTTTAGCAAAGCTTATTAATATGCACAAAAATTCTTTTTAA
- a CDS encoding acetyl-CoA carboxylase carboxyltransferase subunit alpha — translation MEDKNLIYNVKKYPSKNAWQRVTLARLKERPTALDYINIIFDDFIELHGDRSFSDDQSIVCGIGLLNNKSVTIVAQQKGKNTKDNIKRNFGMPKPEGYRKALRIMKQAEKFKRPIICFIDTPGAFCGIDAEERGQGEAIARNLLEMSRLKTITLSIVIGEGGSGGALALGVADRVMMLENSVYSILSPEGFASILWKDASKAKEAAEVMKITAEDLKEFNVIDKILKEPSGGAHKNLNKMAEILKENIINEIEILRKYPLDIILDKRYDKFRNMGVFSE, via the coding sequence ATGGAAGATAAAAATTTGATTTATAATGTAAAAAAATATCCTTCTAAAAATGCTTGGCAAAGAGTAACTTTGGCAAGATTAAAAGAAAGGCCTACAGCTTTAGATTATATAAATATTATATTTGATGACTTTATAGAGTTGCATGGAGATAGATCTTTTAGCGACGACCAATCTATAGTATGTGGTATAGGATTATTAAACAATAAAAGTGTAACTATAGTAGCTCAGCAAAAAGGTAAAAATACAAAAGATAATATAAAAAGAAATTTCGGTATGCCAAAACCAGAAGGGTATAGAAAAGCTTTAAGAATAATGAAGCAAGCGGAAAAGTTTAAAAGACCGATTATATGTTTTATAGATACACCAGGAGCTTTTTGCGGCATAGATGCAGAAGAAAGAGGACAAGGAGAAGCTATAGCAAGGAATTTATTAGAGATGTCAAGATTAAAGACTATAACCTTATCTATAGTTATAGGAGAAGGTGGAAGTGGTGGAGCTTTAGCTTTGGGAGTAGCAGATAGAGTAATGATGCTAGAGAATTCCGTATATTCTATACTATCACCAGAAGGTTTTGCAAGTATATTATGGAAGGATGCATCAAAAGCAAAAGAAGCAGCAGAAGTAATGAAAATTACAGCAGAAGATTTAAAAGAATTTAATGTAATAGATAAAATTTTAAAAGAACCATCAGGTGGAGCACACAAAAATCTAAATAAAATGGCAGAAATTTTAAAAGAAAATATTATAAATGAAATAGAAATATTAAGAAAATATCCTTTGGATATAATTTTAGATAAAAGATATGATAAGTTTA